A genomic stretch from Chelmon rostratus isolate fCheRos1 chromosome 14, fCheRos1.pri, whole genome shotgun sequence includes:
- the rb1 gene encoding retinoblastoma-associated protein — MPPKKRNSGTAQSKELKPSAESTSTDKKESPELSVKKHRDKDAEFVTLCKKLHVTDLVCDRAWTLWKTVQDSMEEIVDSQKRLWGACLYVSATDMDVACFTLTQVLKAVSLNVRQFLALVRKLDVNLDTISTKVNSALTRLEKKYDVTLALYQRFEKTCKKIFALVSDGKERETIRSCWTMFLLAKGRALQMEDDLVISFQLLLCTLELCIKRCPPDLLQPLYKSAVSKVQSPATRTSRRNQSKAKARPPEPEVDLQLLKTLCNENECNAEEVKNVYQTSFSAFLDSLDLSRSPDFPQVHDLNQQYEEHYLKSRDFDGRLFFDGDETLLAPQVEMSQVERTPKKNLSDEDAVLIPPQTPIRAAMTSIQQLRGDLTSSGDQPSTNLATYFKNCTVDPTQDVLKRLETLGQTFSQRFGQAVGPHCVGLGRQRFTLGVKLYYKVMEAMLKSEEKRLSVQNFSKLLNDSTFHTSLLACALEVVMATYGESSFKAGGYNHGGGDATETNVCFPWILDVVNLAAFDFYKVIESFIKADPTLSKDIVKHLETCENLIMERIAWRTGSPLFELLKQEHEGGAAEQVETASFSQPLQHNHTAADLYLSPMRPGHRVLPPESSATATSQASSQPPTQPTGQTPRLPKSNSLSLFYKKLYRLAYMRLKMLCSYLLSSHPELEPIIWTLFQHTLQHEHELMRDRHLDQLMMSAMYAICKVKSVDLRFKTIVTAYKNMPNTNQETFKHVLITEDHFDSIIVFYNQVFMQKLKTNILQYASTRPPTLSPIPQIPRSPYKFPNSPLRVPGSNNVYISPLKSPRMSPGIMTPRSRMLVSIGESFGPSNRFQKINQMVNSSDRAFKRSLDLGSTPKPLKRLRFDVDGQDEADGSKSGGDSTLIQKLAEMSSTRSRMQEQKMKEDAESRKE; from the exons ATGCCACCTAAAAAGCGCAACTCTGGGACGGCACAGAGCAAGGAGCTGAAGCCCAGTGCTGAAAGTACATCTACAGACAAGAAGGAGAGTCCAGAGTTATCTgttaaaaa GCACAGAGACAAGGATGCTGAGTTTGTGACCTTGTGTAAGAAGCTTCATGTGACAGACCTGGTGTGTGACCGTGCCTGGACGCTGTGGAAAACTGTTCAAGACTCCATGGAAGAAATagtt GACAGCCAGAAAAGGCTGTGGGGAGCTTGTCTGTATGTGTCAGCGACAGACATGGATGTGGCCTGTTTCACCTTAACTCAGGTTTTGAAAGCAGTCAGTCTGAA tgtgAGGCAGTTTTTAGCTCTGGTGAGGAAGCTCGATGTGAACTTGGATACTATAAGCACCAAGGTGAATTCAGCACTGACACGATTGGAGAAGAAGTATGATGTGACGCTGGCTCTCTACCAGAGGTTTGAGAA aaCATGCAAGAAGATCTTTGCTTTGGTTTCTGATGGCAA GGAGAGGGAGACCATTCGCAGCTGCTGGACAATGTTTCTTTTGGCCAAGG gaaGGGCCCTACAGATGGAGGATGACCTGGTCATATCATTCCAGTTGCTGCTTTGTACGCTGGAGTTATGCATCAAGCGCTGCCCTCCAGACCTTCTGCAGCCTCTTTACA aatCAGCTGTCAGCAAAGTTCAGAGCCCTGCAACACGAACATCTCGTCGCAACCAGAGCAAAGCCAAAGCCCGACCCCCGGAGCCGGAGGTGgacctgcagcttctcaaaaCCTTGTGCAATGAGAATGAATGCAATGCAGAAGAG GTGAAGAATGTATATCAGACCAGTTTCTCGGCTTTCCTGGACTCACTGGATCTTTCAAGATCTCCAGATTTTCCTCAG GTACATGACCTCAACCAACAATACGAAGAGCACTACCTCAAGAGTAGAGACTTTGATGGACGGCTGTTTTTTGACGGAGACGAGACCCTTCTCGCACCTCAAGTCGAGAT GTCACAGGTGGAGAGAACACCAAAGAAGAACCTGTCAGATGAAGATGCAGTACTCATCCCTCCCCAGACTCCAATCAG agcTGCCATGACCTCCATTCAGCAGTTGAGGGGTGATCTCACCTCCAGTGGGGACCAACCATCTACTAACCTGGCTACTTATTTTAAA AACTGCACTGTGGACCCGACGCAGGACGTGCTGAAGCGTTTAGAGACACTCGGACAGACGTTCAGCCAAAGGTTTGGTCAGGCAGTCGGCCCACACTGTGTCGGTCTCGGCAGACAG cgaTTTACCCTCGGTGTCAAACTGTATTACAAAGTCATGGAGGCAATGCTGAAATCG GAAGAGAAGCGACTGTCTGTCCAAaacttcag TAAACTCCTCAATGACTCCACATTCCACACATCACTTTTGGCCTGTGCTTTGGAGGTTGTCATGGCAACGTATGGAG AGAGCAGTTTTAAGGCTGGAGGATACAACCATGGTGGTGGTGACGCAACcgaaacaaatgtgtgtttcccTTGGATACTGGACGTGGTCAACCTCGCCGCCTTTGACTTCTACAAAGTAATCGAGAGCTTCATCAAGGCCGACCCCACTCTGAGCAAAGATATTGTCAAACACCTGGAGACTTGCGAGAACCTCATCATGGAGAGGATTGCATGGAGGACG GGCTCACCGCTGTTTGAGCTTCTGAAACAGGAGCATGagggtggagcagcagagcaggtggaGACAGCTAGTTTTAGCCAACCGCTGCAACACAACCACACCGCAGCTGACCT ATATCTGTCCCCCATGCGTCCAGGCCATCGCGTCTTACCTCCTGAGTCCTCGGCCACGGCCACCTCTCAGGCGTCCTCTCAGCCCCCAACCCAACCTACCGGCCAGACTCCGCGACTCCCAAAGTCCAATTCTCTCAGCCTCTTCTATAAGAAAT TGTACCGCCTGGCCTACATGAGGCTGAAGATGCTGTGCTCCTACCTGCTGTCCTCCCACCCCGAACTGGAGCCCATCATATGGACCCTGTTCCAGCACACTCTGCAGCACGAGCATGAGCTGATGAGAGACCGTCACCTCGACCAG CTGATGATGTCAGCCATGTATGCCATATGTAAAGTGAAGAGTGTCGATCTGCGCTTCAAGACCATTGTCACAGCTTACAAGAACATGCCCAACACTAACCAGGAG ACCTTTAAGCATGTGTTGATCACTGAGGACCACTTTGACTCCATCATTGTCTTCTACAACCAAGTGTTCATGCAGAAGCTGAAAACCAACATCCTGCAGTATGCGTCCACCAGG ccGCCCACCCTCTCTCCAATCCCACAAATACCACGGAGCCCCTACAAGTTCCCCAATTCACCTCTGCGTGTGCCTGGGAGCAACAACGTGTACATCTCCCCTCTGAAAAGCCCACGCATGTCCCCGGGTATCATGACTCCTCGCTCCAG AATGCTGGTATCAATCGGTGAATCTTTTGGG CCATCCAACCGGTTCCAGAAGATCAACCAGATGGTCAACAGCAGCGACCGCGCCTTTAAGAGGAGTCTGGATCTGGGCTCCACTCCAAAGCCTCTGAAGAGGTTACGGTTCGATGTGGACGGACAAGATGAAGCCGATGGCAG CAAATCTGGAGGAGATTCCACATTGATACAGAAGCTTGCAGAGATGA gCTCCACTCGCAGTCGCATGCAGGAGCAGAAGATGAAGGAGGATGCAGAATCAAGGAAGGAGTAA
- the LOC121616926 gene encoding lysophosphatidic acid receptor 6-like, whose translation MFTSNNIISSRYERDAVIRSLGAADQIWDMELWNMTDVPAKPLSPLSNCTVDTSYRFTFYQMSYSVIFLLGLVTNSLALRRLCLSPCMNSTAIYMVSLSAADMFFVISLPLRVYYYHQRARALSSTTGDVSSWTPAVAYCHLTFTIKYISLYGGIFFLVCIAVDRYYAVVHPLGSTLRRRRVAQLVSGGIWCLVLGLSVSLPLLHSTAAHQHQPCLLDPSLQHHRNIIFVALGLVLGSFLLPTVLLLYSYCRVLSVLRQPRHRSRSQRRIRQHTLTVIYWVLGVFLLCFVPYHINLLGYTLTQTGLLRNCGLAKVTNAVHPIVLSLASLNCCLNPLIYYFSSSLLHKEVPGGGASGSH comes from the coding sequence ATGTTCACTTCAAACAACATAATTTCATCCAGATATGAGCGTGATGCTGTGATTCGAAGTCTTGGAGCAGCAGATCAGATTTGGGACATGGAGCTGTGGAATATGACTGATGTGCCAGCCAAGCCGTTGTCACCTCTGTCTAACTGCACTGTGGACACCAGCTACCGCTTCACCTTTTATCAAATGTCCTACAGTGTCATCTTCCTGCTGGGATTGGTCACCAACAGCTTGGCGCTGCGCagactgtgtctgtctccctgcatGAACAGTACTGCCATTTACATGGTCAGCCTGTCAGCGGCCGACATGTTTTTTGTAATCTCGCTACCCCTGAGAGTCTACTACTACCACCAGAGGGCCAGAGCCTTGTCCTCAACAACAGGAGACGTGTCCAGCTGGACTCCTGCCGTGGCATACTGCCACCTCACTTTCACCATCAAATACATCAGCTTGTATGGGGGCATCTTCTTCCTGGTGTGCATTGCTGTGGACCGTTACTATGCTGTGGTGCACCCACTGGGATCAACACTCCGGAGGCGGCGTGTTGCACAGCTGGTAAGTGGTGGGATCTGGTGCCTGGTGCTGGGGCTCAGTGTGAGTTTGCCTCTGCTGCACTCTACAGCCGCTCACCAACACCAGCCTTGTCTGCTGGACCCATCCTTGCAACACCACCGCAACATCATCTTCGTAGCTCTGGGCTTAGTACTTGGGTCATTTCTGCTGCCCACGGTGCTACTTCTCTACAGCTACTGCAGAGTGCTGAGTGTGCTTCGCCAGCCAAGGCATCGTTCACGCAGCCAGCGCCGCATCCGTCAGCACACTCTCACAGTTATTTACTGGGTGCTGGGCgtcttcctgctgtgttttgtcccctATCACATCAACCTCCTGGGATACACCCTCACACAGACGGGGCTGCTGCGCAACTGTGGCCTGGCCAAGGTGACCAATGCTGTGCATCCCATAGTGCTGTCACTAGCGAGCTTAAACTGCTGCCTCAACCCACTCATCTACTATTTCTCCAGCAGCCTTTTGCACAAGGAGGTGCCCGGTGGTGGAGCCAGTGGCAGCCACTGA
- the LOC121616925 gene encoding lysophosphatidic acid receptor 6-like, whose amino-acid sequence MYNSTIQTYNISTVGFTQNYMICNKSDDFKYPLYSSVFSLVFVVGLFFNMVAVYIFGCTLKLRNETTTYMINLVVSDSLFVLSLPFRIVYFIKREWLFGSVLCKISVALFYTNMYGSILFLTCISVDRFLAIVHPFRSQTIRTKRNAKLACCTVWVMVLSGSIPTGFLLDTTSPKNANSSTNFCFENYSKKQWKAELSKVVVFIETVGFIIPLMLNVFCSVMVLRTLRKPQTISRGGNLNKAKILRMIIVHLLIFCFCFIPYNVNLMFYSLVRSNVLKGCNAEDVVRTIYPIALCIAVTNCCFDPVIYYFTSETIQSSIKRKSTVWHNGAKLFDRLQMDSTQSSPNTTPKSLTLRTLRPKMFDNESTV is encoded by the coding sequence ATGTATAATAGCACCATACAAACTTATAACATCAGCACAGTGGGCTTCACTCAAAATTACATGATTTGCAACAAGAGTGATGACTTCAAGTACCCTCTGTATAGCTCAGTTTTTAGCCTTGTGTTTGTGGTTGGACTTTTCTTCAATATGGTGGCTGTATACATTTTTGGCTGTACACTGAAGCTGCGGAATGAGACCACGACGTACATGATAAACCTTGTCGTTTCAGACTCTCTTTTTGTACTCAGTCTGCCTTTTCGGATTGTTTACTTCATCAAACGCGAGTGGCTATTCGGAAGTGTCCTGTGCAAGATCTCTGTGGCCCTGTTCTACACCAACATGTACGGCagcatcctcttcctcacctgcatCAGCGTCGACCGGTTCCTGGCCATTGTGCACCCTTTCCGGTCCCAAACCATTCGTACTAAAAGGAACGCCAAACTGGCCTGCTGCACGGTGTGGGTGATGGTTCTCTCCGGGAGTATACCCACTGGCTTCCTTTTGGACACCACTTCACCCAAAAACGCCAACTCCTCCACAAACTTCTGCTTTGAAAACTACTCCAAAAAACAGTGGAAGGCTGAGCTGTCTAAGGTGGTGGTGTTTATTGAGACAGTGGGCTTCATCATCCCATTGATGCTCAACGTCTTCTGCTCCGTCATGGTGCTACGAACACTGAGGAAACCCCAAACCATCAGTCGTGGAGGGAACCTCAACAAGGCAAAGATCTTGAGGATGATCATTGTGCATCTGCTCatcttctgcttctgtttcattcCCTACAATGTTAATCTCATGTTCTACTCCCTGGTCCGATCCAATGTCCTAAAGGGATGCAACGCAGAGGATGTGGTCAGAACCATCTACCCCATTGCTCTGTGCATAGCAGTTACCAACTGCTGCTTTGATCCGGTCATTTACTACTTCACTTCAGAGACCATTCAGAGCTCCATCAAACGTAAGTCCACAGTATGGCACAATGGTGCCAAGCTGTTCGACAGACTACAGATGGACAGCACACAAAGCAGTCCAAATACAACACCCAAGAGCCTGACCCTGAGGACTCTGAGACCTAAAATGTTTGACAATGAGTCTACAGTCTAA
- the LOC121617713 gene encoding short transient receptor potential channel 2-like — protein sequence MENLTPEQWREIMNKKMQFPPELISAIQEGKIELLCGLLKTGDGIIRQLDESEDRQWREALNLSIRLGSEDAMDTLLQGVKFDFRQIHEALLVAVDTNQPRVVKRLLDRLDQEKGNKMDVRSFSQAIFDHSIDNSQFAPGVTPLTLACQKDLYDIVSVLTQKGHVIPWPHKISCACLECRNGRQYDLLKFSLSRINTYRGIASRAYLSVTSDDAMLKAFSLSRELRKLSQKEPEFKPQYLGLEQLCQDFAVELLGMCRNQSEVTTILNSCGDESQDSLEEQAFEEGIPNLSRLRLAVNYNQKQFVAHPICQQVLSSIWCGNLAGWRGSRTAWKLFVSVGIFLTMPLLCLVYWIAPKSKVGKLLKIPVIKFLLHSASYLWFLITLLGESITMELYRDKFASRQQNILHSSFHMVWVVGFFWYECKEVWIEGLRSYFLDWWNCLDMMVLSMYLASFALRVLIVLKGYFLCHDHNGTEECVYFTQTVREDWHQEDPQLIAEVLFAVTSMLSFTRLAYILPAHESLGTLQISIGKMIDDMMRFMFILMIIGTAFLCGINNVYVPYVISPHLGRFNETFHFLFWTMFGVANQDYVDMPQFVLAEFVGRILYGIFTLVIVIVLLNMLIAMITNSFQKIEDDADVEWKFARSKLYLSYFREGLTMPVPFNIIPSPKAAFYILRGIFRRICCCCTCNSEKKYPPIASMTNGKGSEDSQLPYRQQVSRALVQRYIESARREFEETKRKDIGNRITELNKAVCRMHSDMKVVQQLLMDDGYTTTDALNKDGSSVLGKYIIGAKNNFRGFKSMQDDKNASLKVTVHHGEEGMDKEKVDLDAKQESDSRENQVGECGTEGSKQVTDCDVVKMEEGRAKAELGDNKESEKKEQVQADKNANNDSEVKEEAEAGASFNNVGDKVQAEATQDEAEKRGEREMLTGVKVGEKHTETTSRQARRIKAKWMKGRKFEHDGEEKSGVRECNEIPGAQKIIPSPTGSSSSQDTGFGSQEGEGSIDGMQVRP from the exons ATGGAAAACCTCACG CCAGAACAATGGCGAGAGATTATGAACAAGAAGATGCAGTTCCCTCCGGAGCTCATCAGCGCCATTCAGGAAGGGAAAATAGAGCTGCTGTGTGGGCTGCTGAAGACCGGTGATGGCATCATCCGCCAGCTGGATGAGTCTGAGGACCGGCAGTGGAGGGAGGCCCTCAACCTGTCCATCCGCCTGGGCAGCGAGGACGCCATGGATACCCTCCTGCAGGGAGTCAAGTTTGACTTCCGGCAGATTCACGAGGCCCTGCTAGTTGCCGTGGACACCAACCAGCCCAGAGTGGTGAAGCGCCTGCTGGACCGCCTGGACCAGGAGAAAGGCAACAAAATGGACGTGCGCTCCTTCTCTCAGGCCATCTTTGACCACTCAATTGACAACTCCCAGTTTGCCCCAGGTGTGACCCCTCTGACCTTAGCCTGCCAGAAAGACCTGTATGATATAGTCTCTGTGCTCACCCAAAAAGGTCACGTCATCCCATGGCCGCATAAGATATCCTGTGCCTGTCTGGAGTGTCGCAACGGCCGGCAGTACGACCTGCTGAAGTTCTCCTTGTCTCGCATCAACACCTACCGCGGCATCGCCAGCCGCGCCTACCTGTCCGTCACCTCCGATGACGCCATGCTCAAAGCTTTCAGTCTCAGCAGAGAGCTCCGCAAGCTCTCGCAGAAAGAGCCAGAGTTCAAG cctcaGTACCTGGGCCTGGAGCAGCTTTGTCAGGATTTTGCAGTTGAGTTGCTGGGCATGTGTCGCAACCAGAGCGAGGTGACCACTATCCTGAACAGCTGTGGGGACGAGAGCCAGGATTCCCTAGAGGAGCAGGCCTTTGAGGAGGGAATACCCAACTTGTCACGTCTGCGGCTTGCCGTCAACTACAACCAGAAGCAG tttgtggCCCACCCAATCTGCCAGCAGGTGCTGTCGTCTATCTGGTGTGGGAACCTGGCAGGCTGGAGAGGCAGCAGGACGGCCTGGaagctgtttgtctctgtgggCATCTTTCTCACCATGCCCCTCCTCTGCCTCGTCTACTGGATTGCACCCAAGTCGAAG GTAGGAAAGCTGCTAAAGATTCCTGTGATCAAGTTTCTCCTCCACTCAGCCTCCTATCTGTGGTTTCTCATCACATTACTTGGAGAATCAATCACGATGGAGCTATATCGAGATAAGTTTGCTTCCCGGCAGCAGAACATCCTGCACAGCTCCTTCCACATGGTGTGGGTGGTTG GATTCTTCTGGTATGAGTGTAAGGAAGTGTGGATCGAGGGGCTGCGGAGTTACTTCCTGGACTGGTGGAACTGCTTGGACATGATGGTGCTCAGCATGTACCTGGCGTCCTTTGCGTTGCGCGTGCTTATCGTGCTCAAAGGTTACTTCCTCTGTCACGATCATAACGGCACGGAGGAGTGCGTCTACTTCACTCAGACTG TGCGCGAGGACTGGCATCAGGAGGACCCCCAGCTGATTGCGGAGGTGCTGTTTGCGGTGACCAGCATGTTGAGCTTCACACGGCTGGCGTACATCCTGCCAGCCCATGAGTCTCTGGGAACTCTGCAGATCTCCATAGGGAAGATGATTGATGACATGATGAG aTTTATGTTTATATTGATGATCATTGGAACAGCCTTCCTCTGTGGCATCAACAACGTCTATGTTCCTTATGTCATCTCTCCACATCTTGGCCG GTTCAATGAGACGTTCCACTTCTTATTCTGGACCATGTTCGGCGTGGCCAACCAGGACTACGTGGACATGCCGCAATTTGTGCTGGCAGAGTTTGTGGGAAGGATCCTGTATGGCATCTTCACGCTCGTCATCGTCATCGTCCTGCTCAATATGCTTATTGCTATGATCACCAACTCCTTCCAGAAAATCGAG GATGATGCAGACGTTGAGTGGAAATTTGCCAGGTCAAAGCTGTACCTCAGTTACTTCAGAGAGGGCCTCACTATGCCTGTGCCCTTCAACATCATCCCCTCACCCAAAGCTGCCTTTTACATCTTAAG GGGGATCTTCAGAcgaatctgctgctgctgcacttgtAATTCTGAGAAGAAATATCCCCCAATAGCCTCTATG ACTAACGGTAAGGGATCTGAAGACAGCCAGTTACCTTACCGGCAGCAGGTGAGCAGAGCTCTGGTGCAGCGCTACATTGAGTCGGCTCGCAGGGAGTTCGAAGAGACCAAGAGGAAAG ATATCGGTAATCGGATCACCGAGCTGAACAAAGCGGTATGCAGGATGCACAGCGATATGAAAGTGGTCCAGCAGCTTCTGATGGATGATGGATACACTACAACAGATGCATTGAACAAGGATGGCTCCTCTGTACTGGGGAAATACATCATTGGTGCCAAGAACAATTTCAGGGGTTTTAAGAGCATGCAAGACGACAAAAATGCATCACTTAAAGTGACAGTGCACCACGGAGAGGAAGGGATGGATAAAGAAAAGGTTGACTTGGATGCAAAACAAGAGTCAGACTCACGAGAGAATCAGGTGGGTGAATGTGGAACAGAGGGATCAAAGCAGGTAACAGACTGTGATGTGGTGAAAATGGAGGAAGGCAGAGCTAAAGCAGAGCTGGGAGATAATAAAGAAAGCGAGAAAAAAGAGCAAGTGCAAGcagacaaaaatgcaaacaatgacagtgaagtgaaagaggaagcagaggcagGGGCAAGTTTTAATAATGTAGGAGACAAGGTACAAGCCGAGGCCACACAGGACGAGGcagaaaaaagaggggaaagagagatgCTCACAGGGGTGAAGGTGGGGGAAAAGCACACAGAGACGACCTCCAGGCAAGCTAGACGCATCAAA GCGAAATGGATGAAGGGTAGAAAGTTTGAGCATGACGGAGAAGAGAAGTCTGGTGTCAGGGAGTGCAATGAAATACCTGGAGCCCAGAAAATCATTCCCTCGcccacaggcagcagcagctcccagGACACGGGCTTTGGTTCCCAGGAAGGGGAGGGATCGATTGATGGGATGCAAGTGAGACCTTAG